The proteins below are encoded in one region of Lactuca sativa cultivar Salinas chromosome 3, Lsat_Salinas_v11, whole genome shotgun sequence:
- the LOC111901185 gene encoding inactive glucose-1-phosphate adenylyltransferase small subunit 2, chloroplastic, with translation MSLPTFQSLLKLHNNHEKPPLKLPSRFFITNSQRQDCQFSPFFPAISQSVAAVVFGEASQQSRLYPLTKRRSEGAIPIAGSYRLIDAVISNCINSNITKIYALTQFNSTSLNSHLLRAYSGGLLANQEFLEVIAAYQSPEDNGWFQGTADAMRRCLWVLEKHPALEFLVLPGHHLYKMDYQKLLEEHRNNKADITVAVLDNMKVENTGFGSFKIDVNSNNNNNNNNRVIGFTEEQELFTSLPVYGSNFNVEMFSGMGIYVMNRNVMIKLLKESFPKANNLKNEVIPGAISLGLKVHAYRFDGYWEDMRSIEAYYEANMESTKKKNMKYNFYDRDFPVYTLPRHLPPSLVTNAAITDSVIGDGCILNRCSIRNTVIGPRTRVGDGAVIEDSVIMGSDIYQSIPEQRNGGGDGKHASIPIGVGEGSFIKRAIIDKNAKIGKNVKIINRDNVLEGNNETDGYIITSGIIVVVRGAVFPDESIL, from the exons ATGTCACTCCCCACTTTCCAGAGCTTATTGAAACTCCATAACAACCATGAAAAGCCACCATTGAAGCTACCTTCAAGATTCTTCATAACAAATTCTCAGAGACAAGATTGCCAGTTTTCGCCATTTTTTCCAGCAATTTCACAG AGTGTCGCAGCGGTGGTGTTTGGGGAAGCATCACAACAGTCAAGATTATATCCGTTGACCAAAAGAAGATCCGAAGGTGCAATTCCAATTGCAGGAAGTTATAGACTCATCGATGCAGTTATAAGCAATTGCATCAATAGTAATATCACAAAGATATACGCACTCACACAGTTTAATTCCACTTCTTTAAATTCGCATCTTTTGAGAGCTTATTCTGGTGGATTATTAGCAAATCAAGAATTTCTTGAAGTTATTGCAGCTTATCAAAGTCCCGAAGATAATGGCTGGTTTCAG GGAACTGCAGATGCTATGAGAAGATGTTTATGGGTATTAGAAAAACATCCGGCGCTGGAATTTTTGGTCTTGCCAGGTCATCATCTTTACAAAATGGATTATCAGAAGCTTCTAGAAGAACATCGAAACAATAAAGCCGATATAACAGTTGCAGTTTTGGATAACATGAAAGTAGAGAACACGGGTTTTGGAAGTTTTAAAATTGATGTTAAtagtaacaataataataataataataatcgagTTATTGGGTTCACTGAGGAACAAGAATTGTTTACGTCATTACCA gtttATGGATCAAATTTTAATGTTGAAATGTTTTCGGGTATGGGGATTTATGTCATGAACAGAAATGTTATGATAAAGCTCTTGAAAGAATCTTTCCCTAAAGCAAATAATTTAAAGAACGAAGTAATACCAGGTGCAATATCCTTAGGGTTGaag GTTCATGCTTATCGATTTGATGGATATTGGGAAGACATGAGAAGCATTGAAGCATATTATGAAGCGAATATGGAAAGcacaaagaaaaaaaacatgaaatataA CTTCTATGATAGAGATTTTCCAGTGTACACTCTGCCACGTCATCTGCCTCCATCTCTAGTAACCAATGCTGCCATTACAGATAGTGTCATTGGCGATGGTTGCATTCTCAAT AGATGCAGCATCAGAAATACAGTGATTGGTCCAAGAACAAGAGTTGGAGATGGAGCTGTAATAGAAGATTCAGTAATCATGGGATCTGATATCTATCAG AGCATACCTGAACAGAGAAATGGTGGAGGAGATGGAAAGCATGCGAGTATTCCAATTGGTGTTGGGGAAGGATCTTTCATAAAGAGAGCTATAATAGATAAGAACGCAAAGATTGGGAAAAACGTTAAG ATCATAAACAGGGATAATGTGTTAGAAGGGAACAATGAAACTGATGGATACATCATTACATCAGGCATAATTGttgttgtgcgaggtgcagtgtTTCCAGATGAAagcattttatga